A segment of the Anaerolineae bacterium genome:
CGGTAGTGGAAAAGCAAAGCGTCGAGCCGGGGCCGGTTTATTGCAGCAGCGTGCCCATCCGGGGTTTTGGTCAGGTGTGGGGTGAGCATCCTGAAATCCAAGCCACGCTTAACTGCCCCAGCGGCAACGAGCAGGGCACAAAGGCCGCGGTGCAGATTTTTGAGCGCGGATTAATGCTTTGGCTTGAGGCCGACAGCGTTTATCGCAGCGATCCGGTATACGTTTTCTTTGAAGATGGCAATTACCAACGTTTTGGCAATCTAGGCCCGGCTGACCCGGCCAAAGTAGGCGCAATCCCGACCGGCTTTTCCCCGGTGGGCGACAGATTCGGCAAGGTTTATTGGGAAGGCACCGGCGCGCAGGTCAAAGAGCATCTGGGTTACGCCCTTGGGCCGGCCCAAGATACAGCCGGCGCTTTTCAGCAGTTTTACAATGGCCGCATGTTCTGGACCGAGGCGCTTGACCGCATCTTTATCCTCTACGATTATTACTATTATGATGAGAATGACGATTACATCCAGGTGCGTAGTTGGCTCAGTTACGAAGATACGTTTTAGATGAGGCGTGATTGGCAAAATCCTGGCGATAATCAACGACCGGCCCGGTATGATATTACCGGGCCGGTCTGTCAATGCAGGCCATAAAATCCTCATTCCATTCTCTGGTGTAACCATCAATGGAAAGTCATCAGTCTGGCCAGGCAAAAACATGTTCATCGAAATTGATCGTTATGGCCTGTTCCATTTTTAGAGAAATTCAAAATAGATTATAATGCGCTTATGCTTGCAACTCGACCTGTTTTGGATTCTGGCAAACGATCAGTGGAGGATAGGCATGGCTGAAGAAATGAAACGATGCCCTTTCTGCGATGAGGAAATCAGGGCCAGCGCCATATTCTGTAGACATTGCAAACAGTGGATGCCGGGTTATAGTTACGCATCGGCGGTGCGAGATATAGTTTTGGAAAAGCAGGTTTCGGACCGGCAAGACGTTGACTTGGCGGACATCAAGAATCGGGAGGAACAGCTTGAGCTGGCGTTGGCCTGGGCCAAGAGCGATAAGATCCAGAGTTTTAAGGGGTTTGATTTGTCTATCCAGAATTTGAGCGGAGTTGATTTAAGCGGAGTTGATTTAACAGAGGCGGATCTGCGAGATACCGACTTAAGCGGCGCAAATTTGAGCGGCGCAAATTTGCGCAAAGCCAACCTGTATAGCGCCAATCTTAGGGGAGCCAATTTACAAAAAGCTAATCTAACCGGGGCCTATCTAAGAGAGGCTATCTTGGAGAAGGCCGATTTGAGCAACGCTATTTTGCTGAGAGCCAATTTGCGGGGCGCATTTATGGATGGCATTACGCTATACCGGGTGGATATGGAAAACGCCAATTTGAAAGCGGCTGATTTGCGCGGGGCCAATCTGAGGGAGTCTTATCTAAAGGAAGCCGATCTGGGGTCTACCAAGATGGAAGGTGCCATCCTCACGGGGGCGTTGCTCATTAGAACCGATTTTACCGCTTCAGACATCACCGCCTTTCAATACAGGCGGGCGCAGACTATTGAGGAAATTATCTTGCCTACCGGCCAGGTATACAGCCAGTAGCCTTATGAGGCTGGCCGGCTGATGTTGCGAGCCAGGAAACAATAACCGTGCCAATCCAACACAACCAACACGTGCTCTTTAACTCCATTCTCGTGATGAATGGTTTTATATTGTACTTCAGGCGGTTCGCCGTACTGCGTTTCAATCAGATTAATCGCCGATAAGGCGTCGGGCGCTTCGATAGTATGCTCCGACACCTTTTGACCGCTGAAAGAAACTTCAACTTGATACAAACGAAACATTGTTGAAACTCGTCTGCGCTGCGCCAAATACTTTGCAGATATTGTATCCGCTATATGACGGTTGACAAGGATTACTTCACCGATACCGCAGGGTCAAGGCCGGCTTGATGAGCAGTCCTCCTTGCCCATACCCGCTATCCCACGAAAAAAGCCGCCGGCCGCCGGTTGGCCCTTCTAATCGAATAGCCAAAAAGTCGTTCGCTGCCGCCTGGTTGACCTGTTCCAAATTGACCGGGTCAAGCGTGAACTGATTTTCTACCTGTGGTTTCAAGTCGCTGATAGAAAGGGGTGGCGTGAGTTTGGCGATGGCGGCGGCAGTACGCAGGTTTGCAAAAGGGATGGTGGCGATTGTTGGGCCGCGCAAGGGGGCAGCCAGGAGGACGGCCTGGAAGATTCCATCAGCGTCTTTCAGATAGGCATTGTCCTGTCCCGTTAAAGAAAGGGTCAAGCCGGTGATTTTTTTGCCCCTCACCTGCTCCGGTATGCCGAATTCAATGAGGCTGTAGTAGACGGCCTCGCCCCATGTCCCCACGTACAGATCGTCGTCGCCCCACAATAAATTAGGCCACACCGATTTTCCCCAGGCCACCTGGGTTTCGGTTGGCAAAATCGTTATCTCGT
Coding sequences within it:
- a CDS encoding SH3 domain-containing protein, with translation MPVSWPAASLLASLPVHLGFAQGALLRDGDQVYYFDRPADLAPSMAGLYANVIPVSVGVYREADVLDLPPGVLAVYEEKTYLETTKIRLNGATSAANVRQEPSLDRPVVGIIERTESITAYGRTTDNLWLLIAYQKQFGWLAADLVAPDPALSLLPTEAVLEAMVEDLPQAQPAAVVEKQSVEPGPVYCSSVPIRGFGQVWGEHPEIQATLNCPSGNEQGTKAAVQIFERGLMLWLEADSVYRSDPVYVFFEDGNYQRFGNLGPADPAKVGAIPTGFSPVGDRFGKVYWEGTGAQVKEHLGYALGPAQDTAGAFQQFYNGRMFWTEALDRIFILYDYYYYDENDDYIQVRSWLSYEDTF
- a CDS encoding pentapeptide repeat-containing protein, producing MAEEMKRCPFCDEEIRASAIFCRHCKQWMPGYSYASAVRDIVLEKQVSDRQDVDLADIKNREEQLELALAWAKSDKIQSFKGFDLSIQNLSGVDLSGVDLTEADLRDTDLSGANLSGANLRKANLYSANLRGANLQKANLTGAYLREAILEKADLSNAILLRANLRGAFMDGITLYRVDMENANLKAADLRGANLRESYLKEADLGSTKMEGAILTGALLIRTDFTASDITAFQYRRAQTIEEIILPTGQVYSQ